The Chelatococcus sp. HY11 genome includes a window with the following:
- a CDS encoding PTS sugar transporter subunit IIA, with protein sequence MIGLVLVTHGCLATEFRAALEHVVGPQTQVETVTIGPDDDMEARRRDIVAAVDNVDTGDGVVVLTDMFGGTPSNLAISVMGGRQVEVVAGINLPMLIKLVSVRDELPLQEAVLQAQDAGRKYINVASRVLAGK encoded by the coding sequence ATGATCGGTTTAGTGCTCGTGACGCACGGCTGCCTCGCCACGGAATTCCGTGCGGCGTTGGAGCATGTTGTCGGCCCGCAAACGCAAGTCGAGACCGTCACGATCGGTCCGGACGACGATATGGAAGCGCGTCGGCGTGACATTGTCGCCGCGGTCGACAATGTCGACACTGGCGACGGTGTGGTGGTTCTGACCGACATGTTCGGTGGAACCCCATCCAATCTCGCGATTTCAGTCATGGGTGGTCGCCAGGTCGAAGTGGTCGCCGGTATCAATCTGCCGATGCTGATCAAGCTTGTCAGCGTCCGGGACGAGCTGCCGCTCCAGGAGGCGGTCCTCCAGGCCCAGGACGCCGGCCGGAAATACATCAACGTGGCAAGCCGCGTTCTGGCAGGAAAGTGA